A window of the Sabethes cyaneus chromosome 1, idSabCyanKW18_F2, whole genome shotgun sequence genome harbors these coding sequences:
- the LOC128735063 gene encoding NPC intracellular cholesterol transporter 2 homolog a-like — MYKFLLVAVLLPALALALTPVRQCPNGAGLPATVDINGCTGTPCPIQNNAPIIAHGWDIVSPVDTTTLTAYISVRLLGLEVPFPIPEELVDACVAGTAPGTCPVSAGQVFDYTLDHPGMELPVVGVTVQVEVGLTAADGSDVTCVAFDAQILP, encoded by the exons ATGTACAAGTTCCTGCTTGTTGCTGTTCTGCTGCCAGCCCTTGCACTGGCACTAACCCCCGTTCGACAGT GTCCCAACGGAGCTGGCCTCCCGGCTACGGTTGACATTAATGGATGCACCGGAACTCCTTGCCCGATCCAGAATAACGCTCCGATTATCGCTCACGGCTGGGATATTGTCAGCCCAGTCGACACCACTACCTTGACGGCCTACATCAGCGTACGCTTGCTTGGATTGGAAGTTCCTTTCCCGATCCCGGAGGAACTGGTCGATGCCTGCGTGGCCGGAACCGCACCTGGCACCTGCCCGGTATCTGCAGGGCAGGTCTTCGACTACACCCTGGACCATCCCGGTATGGAGCTACCGGTGGTCGGAGTTACCGTTCAGGTGGAAGTCGGTCTTACTGCTGCCGACGGTTCGGATGTCACCTGTGTAGCTTTCGATGCACAGATCTTGCCCTAA